A single Desulfurella sp. DNA region contains:
- the mnmG gene encoding tRNA uridine-5-carboxymethylaminomethyl(34) synthesis enzyme MnmG: MYIYPKKYDCIVIGGGHAGCEAALICARLKLNTLLITISVDTIGAMSCNPAIGGLAKGHLVKEVDIFGGEMARNIDETGLQFKILNKSKGPAVWSSRAQADMPAYRLRMKHTLEHQDHLEVKQANVDEIVVEDGKIKGVITHIGNEFLCDALIIASGTFLKGKIFIGLNEFHAGRAWEPPADKLSESLAKAGLIIGRLKTGTTPRLDGRTIDFDALEPQMGDDEPLPFSFKTKNFNPPNYPCYLTYTNEKTHEAIRENLDKSPLYSGMIHGIGTRYCPSIEDKVVKFPDRERHQIFLEPQDANSNEIYADGLNTSLDYEVQVKYLRTIKGLEKVEIVRPGYAIEYDFVNPIQLKHTLETKKIRGLFLAGQINGTSGYEEAAAQGMVAGINAAMYLLEKPPFILARDEAYTGVMIDDLVTKGVKEPYRIFTSRAEYRLLLREDNTHLRLAEKSYKYGLIDKVHYEEIEEHIKKVNEAINILKTTYVMPSIDFNQKLESINTKPIKTKVSLSKILARPEINYSLLQTIVADLPLLNKIQIQQTEIEIKYEGYINLQKQQIEKFKKLENITIPEDFDYDKVAGLSAEIRTRLKEVMPKTLGQAMRIPGMTPVAIQIISIFLHKKHVQSKPA, from the coding sequence ATGTATATTTATCCTAAAAAGTACGATTGCATAGTAATAGGTGGCGGTCACGCTGGTTGTGAAGCAGCATTAATATGCGCAAGACTTAAATTAAACACTTTACTTATAACTATATCTGTGGATACCATAGGAGCTATGAGTTGTAACCCGGCTATCGGAGGCCTTGCAAAAGGTCATTTAGTTAAAGAAGTAGACATCTTTGGCGGTGAAATGGCAAGAAACATAGATGAAACCGGATTACAATTTAAAATATTAAATAAAAGCAAAGGTCCTGCAGTCTGGTCATCAAGAGCTCAAGCAGATATGCCGGCTTACCGTTTGAGAATGAAACATACACTTGAACATCAAGATCACTTAGAAGTAAAACAAGCAAATGTTGATGAAATTGTTGTAGAAGATGGAAAAATTAAAGGCGTTATAACCCATATAGGTAATGAGTTTTTATGTGATGCACTTATTATTGCAAGTGGTACATTTTTAAAAGGCAAAATCTTTATAGGATTAAATGAGTTTCATGCAGGCAGAGCATGGGAGCCACCAGCTGATAAATTATCAGAAAGTCTTGCAAAAGCAGGACTTATTATTGGAAGACTAAAAACTGGTACAACACCAAGATTAGATGGCAGAACAATAGATTTTGATGCTTTAGAGCCTCAAATGGGAGATGATGAACCTTTGCCATTTTCATTTAAAACCAAAAACTTCAACCCTCCAAATTATCCATGTTACCTTACATACACAAACGAAAAAACGCACGAAGCTATTAGAGAAAATCTGGACAAATCTCCACTTTACAGTGGTATGATACATGGTATTGGCACAAGATATTGTCCATCAATTGAAGACAAAGTAGTAAAGTTTCCCGACAGAGAAAGGCATCAGATTTTTTTAGAGCCTCAGGATGCAAACTCAAACGAAATATATGCAGATGGTCTGAATACGTCACTGGATTACGAAGTACAGGTAAAGTATCTAAGAACTATAAAAGGTTTAGAAAAAGTTGAAATTGTAAGGCCTGGTTATGCAATAGAATATGATTTTGTAAATCCTATCCAGCTAAAACATACATTAGAGACAAAAAAAATAAGAGGCTTATTTTTGGCTGGACAAATAAATGGAACCAGTGGTTATGAAGAAGCAGCAGCTCAAGGAATGGTAGCAGGAATCAATGCAGCAATGTATTTATTAGAAAAACCACCATTTATACTTGCAAGAGATGAAGCATATACGGGTGTTATGATAGATGATTTGGTTACAAAAGGTGTTAAAGAACCCTATCGAATTTTCACATCAAGAGCCGAATATAGGTTACTATTAAGAGAAGATAATACACATTTACGATTGGCAGAAAAATCATATAAATATGGCTTAATAGACAAAGTTCATTATGAAGAAATTGAAGAACACATAAAAAAAGTAAATGAAGCAATAAATATTTTAAAAACAACTTACGTTATGCCAAGTATAGATTTTAATCAAAAACTTGAATCAATTAATACAAAACCCATCAAGACAAAGGTTAGCTTATCAAAAATACTTGCAAGACCAGAAATTAATTATAGTTTATTACAAACTATAGTGGCAGATTTACCTTTACTAAACAAAATTCAGATACAGCAAACAGAAATTGAAATTAAATACGAAGGGTATATTAATTTGCAAAAGCAACAGATAGAAAAATTTAAAAAACTGGAAAATATTACTATACCAGAAGATTTTGATTATGATAAAGTCGCAGGTTTATCGGCAGAAATAAGAACAAGATTAAAAGAGGTAATGCCAAAAACATTGGGCCAGGCTATGAGAATCCCTGGTATGACGCCTGTTGCTATACAAATCATAAGTATTTTTTTACACAAAAAACATGTACAATCAAAACCTGCTTAA
- the rsmG gene encoding 16S rRNA (guanine(527)-N(7))-methyltransferase RsmG, translating to MYNQNLLKSLLEKINIKDQEKLEKIEIYIENLKKWNKIMNLTSKHFDIINHIQDSLMFFEVVENKSGNLIDIGSGNGFPAIILAILCNKLNITMVESNTKKSIFLKDTIHKLQIQANVLNIDILNIKTEKKFEYATIRGLKCNYKMQKIIHSLLLNKQGKLIVWSYPPPLLKYFTLLNSISKNNKYIHVYAKEQVEQQPI from the coding sequence ATGTACAATCAAAACCTGCTTAAATCGTTGCTAGAAAAAATAAATATAAAAGACCAAGAAAAATTAGAAAAAATAGAAATCTATATAGAAAATTTGAAAAAATGGAATAAGATAATGAACTTAACATCAAAACATTTTGATATAATCAATCATATTCAAGATAGTTTAATGTTTTTTGAAGTTGTTGAAAATAAAAGCGGTAATCTAATAGATATTGGCTCTGGCAATGGTTTTCCAGCAATTATTCTTGCTATTTTATGTAATAAACTAAACATTACTATGGTAGAGTCAAATACAAAAAAAAGCATATTTTTAAAAGACACAATACACAAATTACAAATCCAAGCAAATGTACTCAATATTGATATACTAAATATAAAAACCGAAAAAAAATTTGAATATGCAACTATAAGAGGATTAAAATGCAACTACAAGATGCAAAAAATTATACATTCTCTTTTACTTAATAAGCAAGGAAAACTAATTGTATGGTCATACCCTCCACCTTTACTTAAATATTTTACACTTTTGAATTCTATTTCTAAAAATAATAAATATATACATGTATATGCTAAAGAACAGGTGGAGCAACAACCCATATAG
- a CDS encoding cupin domain-containing protein: MEMSEKIKAQRKKKGLTLKALAEKVGCTDAYISQIETGKAMPSISILKKLAESLDIEVKDLLSDEKQQDKIFLTKNERTQIIYPGSHVKAELLVSKISNKMMEPLYKIVPVGCDSQGEHRHNGEEFGYILKGKLELRVGSQSAVLEAGDSFYFSSLLPHYYKNVGDVDVETIWVVAPPVL; this comes from the coding sequence ATGGAAATGTCAGAAAAAATAAAAGCTCAAAGAAAAAAGAAAGGCTTAACCCTAAAAGCTTTAGCAGAAAAAGTGGGTTGTACAGATGCGTACATATCACAAATAGAAACCGGTAAGGCTATGCCTTCTATTAGTATTTTAAAAAAATTAGCTGAAAGTTTAGATATAGAAGTTAAAGACTTACTTAGTGATGAAAAGCAGCAGGATAAAATATTTTTAACTAAAAATGAACGTACGCAAATCATCTATCCTGGAAGTCATGTTAAAGCAGAATTGCTTGTTTCTAAAATTTCAAATAAAATGATGGAACCATTATATAAAATTGTACCCGTTGGGTGCGATTCTCAAGGTGAGCATAGACATAATGGGGAGGAATTTGGTTATATCCTAAAAGGTAAACTTGAATTGAGAGTAGGTAGCCAAAGTGCCGTACTTGAAGCTGGCGACAGTTTTTATTTCTCATCACTTTTGCCTCATTACTACAAAAATGTGGGTGATGTAGATGTAGAAACTATATGGGTTGTTGCTCCACCTGTTCTTTAG
- a CDS encoding acetate uptake transporter, giving the protein MADGKMSNPGAVGLGGFALTTFVLNLANAGLVPAALFAVLPLGLFYGGLTQFIAGFFEFKTGNTFGMTAFSAYGAFWIALAFLIYMGPIWHWIPDAAFGAALGVTLIAWTIFTAIMTVLVFNTKHTTVITIFVLLLILFILLDIGHYTGSKAITTFAGYEGIITALAAWYGMYEAIKAQFDLTT; this is encoded by the coding sequence ATGGCTGATGGGAAAATGTCTAACCCGGGTGCAGTAGGGTTGGGTGGATTTGCTTTAACTACGTTTGTTCTAAATTTAGCTAATGCTGGTTTGGTTCCGGCAGCGTTGTTTGCTGTGCTTCCTTTAGGTTTGTTCTATGGTGGTTTGACGCAGTTTATTGCTGGTTTTTTTGAGTTCAAAACGGGTAATACATTTGGTATGACAGCTTTTAGTGCGTATGGAGCATTCTGGATTGCGCTTGCTTTTTTAATTTATATGGGTCCAATATGGCATTGGATTCCTGATGCAGCATTTGGGGCAGCATTAGGTGTAACACTTATTGCATGGACTATTTTTACAGCAATTATGACTGTGCTTGTATTTAATACTAAACACACTACCGTTATAACGATTTTTGTTTTATTGCTTATTTTGTTCATATTGCTTGATATTGGCCACTATACAGGAAGCAAAGCAATAACTACCTTTGCTGGTTATGAAGGAATCATTACAGCTTTGGCTGCGTGGTATGGTATGTATGAGGCTATTAAGGCTCAATTTGATTTAACCACATAA
- a CDS encoding polysaccharide deacetylase family protein gives MILLYHSIDDTKQNANHGKFTISKETFENHIKFLKRLGYSTIKASDIFSFLNNKFYLHEKRVLITFDDGYKNNLVAAQILKKYGFSGLFFISTAYIGKTFDNMPMLDENDIKSLIELGMEIGSHSHFHLKLSELSKNEILENVNRSKEILSQFTNVEDFAYPFGNYNQDVIEVLKKSGFKRAYIIGQSINIIKYNPYVLKRSIIRSSTNYLDLYLILTRGRSRI, from the coding sequence GTGATATTGCTTTATCATAGTATTGATGATACAAAGCAAAATGCAAACCATGGTAAATTTACCATTTCAAAAGAAACTTTCGAAAATCACATAAAATTTTTAAAAAGACTAGGCTATTCTACTATTAAAGCTAGCGATATTTTTTCTTTTTTAAATAATAAATTTTATCTTCATGAAAAACGTGTTTTGATTACATTTGATGACGGCTATAAAAACAACTTGGTTGCTGCTCAAATTTTAAAAAAGTACGGCTTTAGTGGTCTTTTTTTTATATCAACCGCTTATATTGGTAAAACGTTTGATAATATGCCAATGCTTGATGAAAATGATATTAAATCATTAATTGAATTAGGTATGGAGATTGGCTCTCACTCTCATTTTCACTTAAAACTTTCTGAATTATCTAAAAATGAAATTTTAGAAAATGTAAATCGATCAAAAGAAATATTATCTCAATTTACAAATGTAGAAGATTTTGCATATCCATTTGGAAATTATAATCAAGATGTTATTGAAGTTTTAAAAAAAAGTGGTTTTAAGCGAGCCTATATAATTGGACAATCTATAAATATAATAAAATATAATCCATACGTTCTTAAGCGTTCTATAATTCGTAGTTCCACTAATTATTTAGATTTATACTTAATATTAACACGTGGCCGTTCTAGAATATAA
- a CDS encoding glycosyltransferase family 2 protein yields the protein MSIGCAIITYNEEDSIERTLKSVDFCDEIVIVDSYSIDNTVEIAKQYTDKIYFNKFVNYGEQKNFAIEKLSTDWILSIDADEVVSSSLKDEILKAIKNSKFDSYYIKIQLVFLNKALKFGGAQNWHLRLFRKGLKFSNSIHEKVISKNASRLNGKILHYSYKDLSHYIEKLNKYTSISATLNLKKNYNVHPIIRFNLELFKRFIIRGAFLDGYEGVLYALLSSFYQLVKYAKVKELN from the coding sequence ATGAGCATAGGATGTGCTATAATTACTTACAACGAAGAAGACTCTATTGAAAGAACACTTAAAAGCGTTGATTTTTGTGACGAAATAGTTATAGTTGATTCATATAGCATAGATAATACTGTAGAAATAGCAAAACAATATACAGATAAAATATATTTTAACAAATTTGTAAATTACGGCGAGCAAAAAAATTTTGCTATAGAAAAACTTTCAACTGACTGGATATTGAGTATTGACGCGGATGAAGTTGTTAGTTCTTCTTTAAAAGATGAGATTCTAAAAGCTATAAAAAATTCAAAATTTGATAGTTACTATATAAAAATTCAGCTTGTATTTTTAAATAAAGCTCTTAAGTTTGGTGGTGCACAAAACTGGCATTTGAGGCTTTTTAGAAAAGGTCTAAAGTTTAGCAATTCCATACACGAAAAGGTTATATCAAAAAACGCTTCACGCTTAAATGGTAAGATTTTACACTATAGTTATAAAGATTTAAGTCACTACATTGAAAAACTAAACAAATATACATCAATTTCCGCTACATTAAATTTAAAAAAAAACTACAATGTGCACCCAATTATACGTTTTAATTTAGAGCTTTTTAAAAGATTTATTATTAGAGGTGCTTTTCTGGATGGTTACGAAGGTGTTTTGTATGCACTTCTATCAAGTTTTTATCAACTTGTTAAATATGCTAAAGTAAAAGAGCTAAATTAG
- a CDS encoding metal-sulfur cluster assembly factor — protein MKLSTKEIVKALENVYDPELGLDIVSLGFLYNIVIDDDNVVFVTITLTVPGCPLHIPITEDIREKIMELGAKEVFVDVVWDPPWNPSMISEEARKRLLGE, from the coding sequence ATGAAACTTTCTACAAAAGAGATTGTTAAGGCACTCGAAAATGTTTACGACCCTGAACTTGGCCTTGATATTGTTTCTCTAGGTTTTTTATACAACATTGTGATAGATGATGATAATGTAGTTTTTGTTACAATAACACTTACAGTGCCTGGATGTCCGCTTCATATTCCGATTACTGAAGATATAAGGGAAAAAATTATGGAGCTTGGCGCAAAAGAGGTGTTTGTAGATGTTGTCTGGGACCCACCCTGGAATCCCTCTATGATAAGTGAAGAAGCTAGAAAGCGACTTTTGGGTGAGTAA